A DNA window from Panthera tigris isolate Pti1 chromosome X, P.tigris_Pti1_mat1.1, whole genome shotgun sequence contains the following coding sequences:
- the RTL5 gene encoding retrotransposon Gag-like protein 5 translates to MSEAAGNLNSLRMANVALREELNALRGENANLGLQLGRALAEVNSLRGNVSSYIRWPVPVVPVLAEENFEFPLSEIDAVPEGELPFLCWPPPRAEPEYASDELLISVIQDCGTSDAPVDPPPLPIPPPPALPPPPSKEQPAQPPLPPLERPELEPFSGDPVYLAEFLMRLETFIADHEDHFPGGAERVAFLISFFTGEAKDWAISVTREGSPLRANFPRFLDEIRKEFCGPIPPSVAKKAIRKLKQGDCTLGSYADAFQFLAQFLSWDDCRLQNQFLKGLSEFFRKELLWSTEMADLDELILECVEIERKVRVPKPIPLPGVRNIFFPFAKDPNIDDSDEEEYYSDEDEEARRRKLYDREQRRHVRGIQQEAKEEEEKRKKEEEMRKKQLEEMKQKQEVEEEDDEDEEVDVGVEVNIFKRSEDEDENKGGEAGADGGQEPEQETEQEPEQEQESEDETQDDDLDELMEMEPTVAHASSQTTGYYHENFLDASPPIIQPSRRRNQNRVPLLEGLPGTNSPFYSSPPLIRRAGRLGQRQIRRRPPVLFRLTPRQGGHRAARGRIRV, encoded by the coding sequence ATGTCCGAGGCCGCAGGAAATCTAAACAGCCTGCGCATGGCGAACGTGGCCCTGCGAGAAGAATTAAATGCCCTTCGCGGGGAGAATGCCAACTTAGGCCTTCAGCTCGGAAGAGCCCTAGCCGAGGTTAATTCTTTGCGGGGCAACGTCTCGAGCTACATCCGCTGGCCAGTGCCGGTGGTGCCCGTCCTTGCCGAGGAGAACTTTGAGTTCCCGCTCAGCGAGATCGACGCAGTTCCCGAGGGAGAGCTGCCTTTCTTGTGCTGGCCTCCCCCTCGCGCGGAGCCCGAGTATGCCTCGGACGAACTGCTGATTAGCGTGATCCAGGATTGCGGTACCTCCGACGCGCCCGTCGACCCTCCCCCGCTGCCCATCCCGCCCCCGCCggcgctgcccccgcccccatcgAAGGAGCAGCCGGCACAGCCTCCTTTGCCGCCGCTGGAGCGGCCTGAGTTAGAGCCCTTCTCGGGCGACCCGGTCTATCTGGCCGAATTCCTGATGCGGCTAGAGACCTTCATAGCTGACCATGAGGATCATTTCCCCGGGGGCGCCGAGCGGGTGGCCTTTCTGATCTCCTTTTTCACTGGTGAAGCCAAGGACTGGGCCATCTCAGTCACCCGGGAAGGAAGCCCCCTGCGTGCCAACTTCCCACGCTTCCTGGATGAGATCCGTAAGGAATTCTGCGGGCCCATCCCCCCGAGTGTGGCTAAAAAGGCTATCCGCAAGCTCAAGCAGGGGGATTGTACTCTAGGCAGCTATGCGGATGCTTTTCAGTTCCTGGCCCAATTCTTGTCTTGGGATGACTGCCGCCTTCAAAACCAATTCCTTAAAGGCCTGTCAGAATTCTTCCGCAAGGAGCTCTTATGGTCAACCGAAATGGCCGACCTGGATGAGCTGATTCTCGAATGTGTGGAGATAGAAAGAAAAGTGCGTGTCCCCAAGCCAATCCCTCTCCCTGGGGTTCGCAACATCTTCTTCCCTTTTGCTAAGGACCCTAATATCGACGACAGTGATGAAGAAGAGTACTACAGTGACGAAGATGAAGAGGCACGCAGGCGCAAGCTTTACGACAGGGAACAGCGAAGGCACGTGAGAGGTATTCAGCAGGAGgcgaaggaggaggaggagaagaggaagaaggaggaagagatgaGGAAGAAGCAGCTGGAGGAGATGAAGCAGAAACaggaagtggaggaagaggaCGATGAGGACGAGGAGGTGGATGTGGGTGTGGAGGTGAACATATTCAAGAGGAGCGAGGATGAAGATGAGAATaagggtggggaggcaggtgcagatgggggccaggagccagagcaggagacagagcaagagccaGAACAGGAGCAAGAGTCAGAGGATGAGACCCAAGATGATGACCTCGACGAGCTGATGGAGATGGAGCCGACCGTTGCCCACGCTTCATCCCAGACTACTGGCTACTATCATGAAAATTTCCTGGATGCATCGCCTCCCATCATACAGCCTAGCAGGCGGAGGAACCAGAACCGAGTCCCGCTTCTGGAGGGCCTTCCGGGTACTAATTCACCGTTCTACAGTTCGCCGCCACTGATTCGCCGCGCAGGTCGCTTGGGGCAACGCCAGATTCGAAGACGTCCCCCGGTGCTATTCCGCCTCACTCCGAGACAGGGGGGCCACCGGGCGGCACGTGGCCGAATTCGCGTGTGA
- the NHSL2 gene encoding NHS-like protein 2 → MERAESVTLFWSRGAAANSGRENATATAHSRSSWRQPVNVFLSSGRPPSVEELLREAQLNLQSLLQEEYEEQYSEARLLGQTFRSADEAPEPTLSPRPQAGRRLEFVLMPTKRQLSEDETTTQGVRAPEASLSLSTTTDKQAAWNSPFPLPILEEKRWPQPCSTHSDIVPINISGQQFDKHASLRHSLFNTETAVNPKSTLRRRRTIIGFSNFSQRDQGHSNSPAGSVACSTTSDIRLSHSVPEGVHGRVAVGQEVHFPNLPSPVLRSPLSDPEETLQVRGGTHPPSMESIGMVYSIPSSCNGPTESTFSASWKGDTFTYMTPSATSQSTQVSENGKNPSSGNVWVSLHTLPPLVPKEAATLFVTCDNPAGCSGSVGYSEHPAQRRQAVERPSKIGLLTSVTSRMETGPGGASRFRERSLSVPTDSGTAEVDYDEEQKAGEACALPHASTSSEGSNSTDNIASLRAQQETQHRRQRSKSISLRKAKKKPSPPMRSVSLVKDEPVLLPEGGSALPKDQRPRSLCLSLEHQGHHSSQQDAQGHPAVPTFKDPEGTQFSHHWYLTDWKSGDTYQSLSSSSTATGTTVIECTQVQGSPESLASPSTSRATTPSQLSIEVEAREVSSPGRPAGLMSPSSGYSSQSETPTPTVSMSLTLGHLPPPSGSVRVRPVVPERKSSLPPTSPMEKMSKSRLSFDLPLTSSTNLDLSGMSISIRSKTKVSRHHSDTNFGAKLAQKTSPNQPVMPMVTQSDLRSIRLRSVSKSEPEDDIESPDYTEEAGAEVFTLPERKIKPPIAEKPPVARRPPSLVHKPPSVLEEYPLTSPTLAMTPKSSIQHTRPLPPDVYTVVRKPKSSSPEGRSPGESTAASTLVFTPFASSSGAFFSGTQQPPQGSMEDGGPKVRALPERISLQSQEEAEKKKGKIPPPVPKKPSVLYLPLTSPTAQVEVYGTEPRLSLSPIITLQEEASCPPTSDQLQSPGTRMTSTPEAEGEREASPLGSSTEASTEEKSVISDKTAEWIAEEDDDVFVASRTTEDLFTVIHRSKRKLLGWKEPGEAFAGGSRPSSHSPIKNTADSPISESAASAGSSGSANLDAGRNDDFKALLQKKGSKTTPRSRPSAAELLKTTNPLARRIIAQFSKDCETTDDPST, encoded by the exons CTGCAGCTAACTCGGGTCGGGAAAATGCGACAGCGACTGCCCACTCGAGGTCGTCATGGCGACAGCCAGTGAACGTGTTCCTCTCCTCGGGCAGGCCCCCGAGTGTAGAGGAGCTGCTTCGAGAGGCGCAGCTCAATCTCCAGAGCCTGTTGCAAG AAGAATATGAGGAACAGTACTCGGAGGCCAGACTCCTGGGGCAGACCTTCCGCTCTGCTGATGAGGCCCCTGAGCCCACCCTTAGCCCAAGGCCCCAGGCTGGCAGGCGTCTGGAGTTTGTATTGATG CCTACAAAACGGCAGCTGAGCGAGGATGAGACTACCACCCAGGGTGTGAGGGCCCCTGAGGCCTCCCTGAGCCTGTCTACCACAACCGACAAGCAAGCTGCCTGGAAtagccccttccctctgcccatccTAGAGGAGAAACGGTGGCCTCAACCTTGCTCCACGCACTCTGACATTGTGCCCATCAATATCTCTG GGCAGCAGTTTGATAAACATGCAAGTTTGCGACACTCGTTGTTTAACACAGAGACAGCCGTGAACCCCAAATCCACCCTGAGGCGGAGGCGGACCATTATTGGATTCTCTAACTTTTCCCAGCGAGACCAAG GTCACAGCAACAGCCCAGCAGGCAGTGTGGCCTGCTCCACCACCTCAGACATCAGGCTCAGTCATTCGGTCCCAGAAGGTGTCCATGGAAGAGTTGCAGTTGGTCAGGAAGTTCATTTCCCAAATCTCCCCTCACCAGTACTGAGGAGTCCTTTGAGTGATCCAGAAGAAACTCTCCAGGTGCGTGGTGGCACACACCCTCCTAGCATGGAGAGCATAGGAATGGTGTATAGCATCCCCAGTTCTTGCAATGGACCAACTGAATCGACATTCTCTGCTTCCTGGAAGGGAGATACTTTTACCTACATGACTCCAAGTGCCACCAGTCAGAGTACTCAAGtcagtgaaaatggaaaaaatcctTCCTCTGGGAATGTTTGGGTGTCTCTGCACACACTGCCACCTCTAGTTCCTAAGGAGGCTGCTACCCTCTTTGTTACTTGTGATAACCCAGCAGGATGCAGTGGGTCAGTTGGCTACTCTGAGCACCCTGCTCAACGAAGGCAGGCAGTGGAACGACCCTCCAAGATTGGCCTTCTCACTAGTGTCACCTCAAGGATGGAGACAGGCCCAGGTGGGGCCAGCAGGTTCCGGGAGCGGTCACTGTCTGTGCCCACAGACTCAGGCACCGCAGAGGTGGACTATGATGAGGAACAGAAGGCTGGTGAAGCCTGTGCCCTGCCTCATGCCAGTACAAGTTCTGAGGGCAGTAACAGTACTGACAACATTGCCTCCCTTCGTGCCCAACAGGAGACCcagcacagaagacagagatCCAAGAGTATCTCGCTCAGGAAGGCCAAAAAGAAGCCTTCCCCACCAATGCGCAGCGTCTCACTGGTCAAAGATGAGCCAGTCCTCTTGCCAGAAGGTGGGTCAGCCCTACCCAAGGACCAGAGGCCCAGGAGCCTTTGCCTCTCCTTGGAACACCAAGGACATCACTCATCCCAGCAGGATGCTCAGGGTCACCCAGCTGTGCCAACCTTCAAAGATCCGGAAGGCACACAATTCTCCCACCACTGGTATCTTACTGACTGGAAGTCTGGTGACACCTACCAATCCTTGTCCAGCTCCAGCACTGCCACGGGCACCACAGTCATTGAGTGCACCCAAGTTCAGGGCAGCCCAGAGTCTCTTGCCTCCCCTTCAACGTCCAGAGCCACAACACCTTCCCAGCTCTCCATCGAGGTGGAGGCCAGGGAAGTATCCTCCCCAGGAAGGCCTGCTGGGCTGATGTCACCCTCCAGTGGATACTCCAGCCAGTCAGAGACACCAACACCCACCGTCTCCATGTCCTTGACCCTGGGCCACTTGCCCCCTCCAAGTGGCAGTGTCCGGGTGCGTCCAGTGGTACCTGAGAGGAAGTCATCACTACCCCCGACATCACCAATGGAGAAAATGTCCAAGTCACGGCTGTCGTTTGACCTACCACTGACCTCGTCAACCAACCTGGATCTGTCTGGGATGAGTATCTCCATCCGAAGCAAAACCAAGGTGAGCCGGCATCACTCAGATACAAATTTTGGGGCCAAGCTGGCCCAGAAAACGAGCCCCAACCAGCCAGTTATGCCCATGGTTACTCAGTCTGACTTACGTTCCATTCGCCTGAGGTCAGTCAGCAAGTCTGAGCCAGAAGATGACATCGAGAGCCCTGACTATACTGAGGAAGCAGGAGCAGAAGTCTTCACCTTGccagagagaaagataaaacctCCCATAGCTGAGAAGCCCCCCGTGGCCCGAAGGCCTCCAAGCTTGGTCCACAAGCCACCATCTGTCCTTGAGGAGTACCCGCTAACTTCGCCTACCTTGGCTATGACCCCCAAGAGCTCCATTCAACACACGAGGCCACTCCCTCCAGATGTCTACACAGTGGTACGGAAACCAAAGTCCTCCAGCCCTGAGGGCAGAAGCCCAGGGGAGTCAACAGCAGCCTCAACTCTTGTTTTCACACCTTTTGCTAGTTCCTCTGGTGCTTTCTTCTCAGGAACACAGCAACCTCCCCAGGGAAGTATGGAGGATGGAGGCCCCAAAGTGAGAGCCCTGCCTGAAAGAATTAGCCTCCAGAgccaggaagaagcagagaaaaagaaaggcaagataCCACCCCCTGTCCCAAAAAAGCCCAGTGTGCTGTACCTGCCTCTCACATCACCCACAGCTCAAGTGGAGGTGTATGGAACCGAACCAAGGCTGTCTCTCAGCCCCATCATCACCCTTCAGGAAGAAGCCAGCTGTCCCCCCACCAGTGACCAACTGCAGTCACCTGGTACAAGGATGACTTCAACACCAGAGGCTGAAGGTGAAAGGGAGGCAAGTCCTCTAG GGAGTTCTACGGAAGCAAGCACTGAAGAAAAAAGTGTAATCAGTGATAAAACAGCCGAATGGATTGCTGAAGAGGACGATGATGTGTTTGTGGCTTCACGCACAACTGAAGATTTGTTTACTGTGATACACAG GTCCAAAAGAAAGCTGCTTGGCTGGAAAGAGCCTGGTGAGGCCTTTGCTGGCGGCAGCAGACCAAGCTCCCATTCACCAATAAAGAACACAGCTGATTCTCCAATCAGTGAGTCAGCTGCTTCCGCGGGGTCAAGCGGCAGTGCCAACCTAGATGCTGGCAGAAACGATGATTTCAAGGCCTTGCTACAGAAGAAGGGAAGCAAGACAACTCCAAGGTCCCGCCCCTCAGCAGCCGAACTGCTGAAGACCACTAACCCACTGGCTCGGAGAATTATTGCACAATTTTCAAAAGACTGTGAAACTACCGATGACCCCAGTACCTAA